A single region of the Methanobrevibacter wolinii SH genome encodes:
- a CDS encoding 30S ribosomal protein S27e has protein sequence MASKGRGNFLKVKCLDCGNEQIVFDRAASDVKCIICGKTIVKSRGSKAKIMAHIDEVLN, from the coding sequence ATGGCTAGTAAAGGTAGAGGAAATTTTTTAAAAGTTAAATGTTTAGATTGTGGTAATGAACAAATTGTATTTGATCGTGCTGCTTCTGATGTAAAATGTATTATCTGCGGTAAAACTATTGTTAAATCCCGTGGATCTAAAGCTAAAATTATGGCTCATATTGATGAAGTTTTAAATTAA
- the pcn gene encoding proliferating cell nuclear antigen (pcna): MFKAELNDPNILKTSFDAISSIVDEVQLQTDSEGVRLDALDRSHITFVHLELKASLFEEYICDEPEKINIDTDELMKVLKRSKSNDKVTLSLDEGNLIITFEGEAKRRFKIRLIDMEYDSPTPPPLEYPTEFEVPFALLKDSINDIDIFSDKIILSVNSEVFKAAAEGEFGDANIEYVHGEKIDEEVKSIFSLEKIREMLKADKFSDIAKIYLGNDMPLKLSLKMISGDGELSFLLAPRIEADE; this comes from the coding sequence ATGTTTAAAGCCGAATTAAACGACCCTAATATATTAAAAACAAGTTTTGATGCAATTTCATCAATTGTTGATGAAGTTCAATTACAAACTGATAGTGAAGGTGTTCGATTAGATGCTCTAGACAGAAGTCATATAACTTTTGTACATTTAGAGTTGAAAGCAAGTTTATTTGAAGAATATATTTGTGATGAACCTGAAAAAATCAATATTGACACTGATGAATTGATGAAAGTTTTAAAACGTTCTAAATCTAATGATAAAGTTACTTTATCTTTAGATGAAGGTAATTTAATAATTACTTTTGAAGGTGAAGCTAAAAGAAGATTTAAAATACGTCTTATTGATATGGAATATGATTCTCCAACTCCACCTCCATTAGAATATCCAACTGAATTTGAAGTTCCTTTTGCACTTTTAAAAGATTCAATTAATGATATTGACATTTTCTCTGATAAAATCATATTAAGTGTTAATAGTGAAGTATTTAAAGCTGCTGCTGAAGGAGAATTCGGTGATGCAAATATTGAATATGTACATGGTGAAAAGATAGATGAAGAAGTTAAGTCTATTTTCTCTTTAGAAAAAATTAGAGAAATGCTTAAAGCAGATAAATTTTCAGATATTGCAAAAATTTATTTAGGTAATGATATGCCTTTAAAACTTTCACTTAAAATGATTTCTGGAGATGGAGAACTTAGTTTCTTACTTGCACCACGTATTGAAGCTGATGAATAA
- a CDS encoding RNA-protein complex protein Nop10 yields MKMKMHKCKSCNIYTLQEKCPKCGGDLNVIYPPKYSIEDKYGKYRRKLKEQSKNED; encoded by the coding sequence ATGAAGATGAAAATGCATAAATGCAAATCATGTAATATTTACACTCTTCAAGAGAAATGTCCCAAATGTGGTGGAGATTTAAATGTCATTTATCCTCCAAAATATTCAATTGAAGATAAATATGGTAAATATCGTAGAAAATTAAAAGAACAATCTAAAAATGAGGATTAA
- a CDS encoding translation initiation factor IF-2 subunit alpha: MVRKNAKWPEEGELLVATVYKVLPYGCFAKLEEYHGKEAFIHISEVSSGWVKNIRDHVRENQKIVARCIRVNPKKGHVDASLKRIREDQRTKKIQQWKIEQKAEKFLELSAKSLNKNLNTAYKEVGYDLMDIFGDIYGAYETAADEGAQSLIDEGIDEKWAEAITNVAERNITPPEVHISGYIDIQTFDPDGVDIVIKALKAAEDNNTEDEVKVQYVGAPRYRITVTSSDYRIAEKELQNAADRAIKIIEDSNGNGEFLRELEDN, encoded by the coding sequence ATAGTAAGAAAAAATGCTAAATGGCCTGAAGAGGGTGAACTTCTTGTTGCTACAGTATATAAAGTTCTTCCATATGGTTGTTTTGCTAAATTAGAAGAATATCATGGTAAAGAAGCATTTATTCATATTAGTGAAGTTTCTTCTGGTTGGGTTAAAAACATCCGTGACCATGTTAGGGAAAATCAGAAAATTGTAGCTCGTTGTATTAGAGTTAATCCTAAAAAAGGACATGTTGATGCTTCCTTAAAAAGAATTAGAGAAGACCAAAGAACTAAAAAGATTCAGCAATGGAAAATAGAACAAAAAGCTGAAAAATTTTTAGAATTATCTGCTAAATCATTAAATAAAAATTTAAACACTGCATATAAAGAAGTCGGTTATGATTTAATGGATATCTTTGGGGATATTTATGGTGCTTATGAAACAGCTGCTGATGAAGGAGCTCAATCTTTAATTGATGAAGGTATTGATGAAAAATGGGCTGAAGCAATTACTAATGTTGCTGAAAGAAATATCACACCTCCAGAGGTTCATATTAGTGGATATATAGATATTCAAACTTTTGACCCTGACGGAGTAGATATTGTTATTAAAGCTTTAAAAGCTGCTGAAGATAATAACACTGAAGATGAAGTTAAAGTACAATATGTTGGTGCTCCAAGGTATCGTATCACTGTTACCTCTTCAGATTATAGGATAGCTGAAAAAGAACTTCAAAATGCTGCAGATAGGGCTATAAAAATTATTGAAGATTCTAATGGAAATGGTGAATTTTTACGTGAATTAGAAGATAATTAG
- a CDS encoding 50S ribosomal protein L44e: MKIPKEKRTYCPYCKKHTVHEVRTSKKRKASELKWGQRQFRRVTAGYRGYPRPLPSGSKPVKKLDLRYKCKECGKSHIRKPFRTGKPEFVSQ, encoded by the coding sequence ATGAAAATACCAAAAGAAAAAAGGACTTACTGTCCATATTGTAAAAAACATACTGTTCATGAAGTTCGTACTTCTAAAAAACGAAAAGCTAGTGAATTAAAATGGGGACAAAGACAGTTCAGACGTGTAACTGCAGGATACAGAGGTTATCCAAGACCATTACCTAGTGGAAGTAAACCAGTTAAAAAATTAGATTTAAGATACAAATGTAAAGAATGTGGAAAATCACATATCAGAAAACCATTCAGAACAGGTAAACCTGAATTTGTAAGTCAATAG
- a CDS encoding proteasome assembly chaperone family protein — protein MLKTKIKILEEVSLDNPVFIEALPGIGHVGKLAADHLIDELGATKFAEVYSPYFPPQVYVDEDGLIENMVNEFYYLKNQGEDEKDFIILVGNTQGVSPEGQYAICNDLLDFIEDYNVSELFTLGGLATGQPVEKPIVYGAATDEDKIDLLKSVDVEIRSADGGIIGASGLFLGLGQLRDMSGACLMGATPGYFIDPEAAEAILNKLSAILKIEVNTDKLEERAEETRQILSKAQQREQEVLNRSMPQQDDDLRYIG, from the coding sequence ATGTTAAAAACTAAAATTAAAATTTTAGAAGAGGTATCTTTAGATAATCCTGTATTTATTGAAGCTCTTCCAGGTATAGGACATGTTGGAAAATTAGCTGCAGATCATTTAATTGATGAATTAGGTGCTACTAAATTTGCAGAAGTTTATTCACCTTACTTCCCACCACAAGTTTATGTTGATGAAGACGGTTTAATTGAAAATATGGTTAATGAATTTTATTATTTAAAAAATCAAGGTGAAGATGAAAAAGATTTTATTATTCTTGTAGGAAATACTCAAGGTGTTTCTCCAGAAGGACAATATGCTATTTGCAATGATTTACTTGATTTTATTGAAGACTATAATGTAAGTGAATTATTTACATTAGGTGGTTTAGCTACAGGTCAACCAGTGGAAAAACCTATTGTTTATGGTGCAGCAACTGATGAAGATAAAATTGATCTTTTAAAATCTGTTGATGTTGAAATAAGATCTGCTGATGGTGGAATTATTGGTGCTTCTGGTTTATTTTTAGGTTTAGGTCAACTTAGAGATATGTCTGGTGCTTGTTTAATGGGTGCAACTCCTGGTTACTTTATTGATCCAGAAGCTGCAGAAGCAATATTAAATAAATTATCTGCTATATTAAAAATTGAAGTTAACACTGATAAACTTGAGGAAAGGGCTGAAGAAACAAGACAAATTTTATCTAAAGCTCAACAAAGAGAACAAGAAGTCTTAAATCGTAGTATGCCTCAACAAGATGATGATTTAAGATATATTGGATAA
- a CDS encoding DNA replication complex subunit Gins51 produces the protein MDKFFQELRKIQKKERANSSLAKVDNNFYSLIYSYINELKDNISDDPFSNESYLLKDTQRIATEICERREHKIAEAALMNIHRSYHLFKGKPKFDLVDTTPLNLTDEEEKLYYSLMDSFKVHRNNISLDNLNNQKDEESNTVYDKDIDTEDSLDEDNQVTARLSQIANAKIIKDEKREPIEKQIIDSNIDNLKKEPINSFKESNKNSNVDNLKEESVDKDIKSDISKEDNSELDNIRKAVNNQFIDLKEEDFLDSKLKNKSLEENVLVLIFKDFNEIIGIDEKVYGPFKSQDLVILPKANANVIVRCRKGRLVKI, from the coding sequence GTGGATAAATTTTTCCAAGAATTACGTAAAATCCAAAAAAAGGAAAGAGCTAATAGTTCATTAGCTAAAGTAGATAATAATTTTTATAGTCTTATCTATTCTTATATAAATGAACTTAAAGATAATATTAGTGATGATCCTTTTTCTAATGAAAGTTATCTTCTTAAAGATACTCAAAGAATTGCAACAGAAATATGTGAAAGAAGAGAACATAAAATTGCTGAAGCAGCATTAATGAATATTCATAGATCTTATCATCTTTTTAAAGGTAAACCTAAATTTGATTTAGTAGATACTACTCCTCTTAACTTAACTGATGAAGAAGAGAAATTATATTATTCATTAATGGATAGTTTTAAAGTTCATAGGAATAATATATCTCTTGATAATTTAAATAATCAAAAAGATGAGGAATCAAATACTGTATATGATAAAGATATTGATACTGAAGATTCTTTAGATGAAGATAATCAAGTAACTGCTAGATTAAGTCAGATTGCTAATGCTAAAATTATAAAAGATGAAAAAAGAGAACCTATTGAAAAACAAATTATTGATTCTAATATTGATAATTTAAAAAAAGAGCCTATAAATAGTTTTAAAGAATCTAATAAAAATTCTAATGTTGATAATTTAAAAGAAGAATCTGTAGACAAAGATATCAAATCAGATATTTCTAAAGAAGATAATAGTGAATTAGATAATATTAGAAAAGCAGTAAATAATCAATTTATTGATTTAAAAGAAGAAGATTTTTTAGATTCTAAACTTAAAAATAAAAGTCTTGAAGAAAATGTTTTAGTTTTAATCTTTAAAGATTTTAATGAAATTATAGGTATTGATGAAAAAGTTTATGGTCCTTTTAAATCACAGGATCTTGTTATTTTGCCTAAGGCCAATGCTAATGTTATTGTTCGATGTAGAAAAGGAAGACTTGTTAAAATTTAA